In Staphylococcus lloydii, the following proteins share a genomic window:
- the eda gene encoding bifunctional 4-hydroxy-2-oxoglutarate aldolase/2-dehydro-3-deoxy-phosphogluconate aldolase: MKSIETMNQINRSKHVAVMRTEDKQEFIDIANIIIEEGLEIIEVTLTTPQAMDIITTLSQKDNALIGAGTVLDSVSARMAILNGAKFIVSPSFDKETAQVANLYDVPYVPGVMTVKEMIEAMKYGCKVLKLFPATQFTPSSIKDFRGPLPTTEFIPTGGVGKKNHQEWLDAGSFAVGIGSEITKVYEQYGAEGLKQYVSELKGGE; this comes from the coding sequence ATGAAGTCGATAGAGACAATGAACCAAATTAATCGCTCTAAACATGTAGCTGTTATGCGAACGGAAGACAAACAGGAGTTTATTGATATCGCCAATATAATTATCGAAGAAGGTTTAGAAATCATAGAGGTAACGCTAACTACACCTCAAGCAATGGATATTATTACAACGTTGTCTCAAAAAGATAACGCGCTTATAGGGGCAGGGACAGTGCTAGATAGTGTCTCAGCGAGGATGGCTATTTTAAATGGTGCTAAATTTATAGTTAGCCCTTCATTTGATAAGGAAACGGCACAAGTTGCTAACTTATATGATGTACCTTACGTTCCTGGAGTGATGACGGTAAAAGAAATGATAGAAGCAATGAAATACGGTTGCAAAGTGCTCAAATTATTTCCTGCGACGCAGTTTACACCTTCATCAATAAAAGATTTTAGAGGCCCTTTACCTACAACAGAATTTATTCCTACAGGTGGCGTTGGTAAGAAAAATCATCAAGAATGGTTAGATGCTGGTAGTTTTGCTGTAGGCATTGGTAGTGAAATTACAAAAGTATATGAACAGTATGGTGCAGAAGGTCTGAAGCAATATGTTAGTGAACTTAAAGGTGGTGAGTGA
- a CDS encoding LacI family DNA-binding transcriptional regulator, whose translation MAVTLKDVAKACGVSYSTVSKALKNSPLVKPNTKSYIQQKAAEMNYIPNHSARALVSKRSNTIGLIWPSVDRVAVTHLVSEINEALKSLGYVMILSIDDIAVASKKFLEFGCDGIIIFDEGPSTNLPADVYQNIPVVAYGVDREIDYPIINVNHNKAMIMAIESLLAKGVKQIDYIGDINTTDSRQVAKKNAIVDYCQQHHIYYRLIDSQGLSALETESAVKNFYAQHDLAPGVICGSYDITIGTLNAIDLDRNQPIIYSYDNIPHITKLDYPVHAIGVPTAEIANKVVNVLDQVISDGTIQNIYNLEPQLNE comes from the coding sequence ATGGCAGTTACACTCAAAGACGTCGCAAAAGCCTGTGGTGTAAGTTATTCGACAGTTAGTAAAGCATTAAAAAATTCACCACTTGTAAAACCGAATACTAAATCATACATACAACAAAAAGCCGCCGAAATGAATTATATACCTAACCATTCCGCGCGTGCACTTGTTTCTAAGCGTAGCAACACTATTGGTCTTATATGGCCATCCGTTGATCGCGTTGCCGTTACTCATCTAGTTTCTGAAATTAATGAAGCACTTAAATCATTAGGTTATGTCATGATATTATCCATCGATGATATCGCGGTTGCTTCCAAGAAATTTCTTGAGTTTGGATGTGATGGCATCATTATTTTCGACGAAGGCCCGAGTACGAATTTACCTGCGGATGTATATCAAAATATACCCGTTGTAGCATATGGTGTTGATAGAGAAATCGACTATCCTATTATTAACGTTAACCACAATAAAGCGATGATCATGGCTATCGAATCCTTACTCGCTAAAGGCGTTAAACAAATTGATTATATTGGTGATATTAATACCACTGACTCAAGACAAGTAGCTAAAAAAAATGCCATTGTCGATTATTGCCAACAACATCATATCTATTATCGCCTCATTGATTCCCAAGGTTTATCTGCGTTAGAAACAGAATCAGCCGTCAAAAACTTTTATGCGCAACACGACCTTGCTCCTGGCGTGATTTGTGGTAGTTATGATATTACAATTGGTACATTAAATGCGATAGACTTGGACCGTAATCAACCGATAATTTATTCTTATGATAATATTCCACATATCACTAAATTGGATTATCCAGTACATGCTATTGGTGTACCAACTGCAG